The Gammaproteobacteria bacterium genome has a segment encoding these proteins:
- a CDS encoding 2-oxoacid:acceptor oxidoreductase subunit alpha: MSKNPSDNDFTVKVANVNGTGSASANTLLMKAFFRMGIPVAGKNYFPSNIQGLPTWYEIRVSHDGYICRSGRVDVLVAMNAETYRKDLKDVAPGGYLIYDSTWPRSQQLHREDITVLGVPLARMCNERFTKTRERVLMKNIAYVGVLAALLEIDTGVVRQLLQDSFAGKPHLLDSNQAAFDLGFACAKEHFSCPLPFRARALDRTAGHVMIDGNTTAALGALFAGATVAAWYPITPSTSVMDAFKRFAERYRRDPETGRLNVAIIQAEDELAAIGMVLGAGWNGARSFTPTSGPGISLMNEFLGYGYFTEIPAVLIDVQRCGPSTGMPTRTQQADIMACAYASHGDTRHVLLFPANPEEAFYLSAAAFDLAERLQTPVIVLTDLDIGMNDWMCRDLKWDPAYQPDRGKVMPAEQLEKIEKFHRYLDADKDGIAWRTLPGVHPKGAYFTRGSGHNMYGAYTEDAKEYQAVVDRLRCKWDTAKELVPAPEVDYTDGCRTGIISVGSCDGAVREARDRLAGAGVRTNYLRVKAFPFGRQVQDFLDAHDRVYVVEQNRDAQLRGLLLLELNADPTKLIPVLHYDGLPITAADVIGKIDQGMARGEAA; this comes from the coding sequence ATGAGCAAGAATCCCAGTGACAATGACTTCACCGTAAAGGTGGCCAACGTCAACGGCACCGGCTCTGCCAGTGCCAACACGCTGCTGATGAAGGCGTTCTTCCGCATGGGGATCCCCGTGGCCGGGAAGAACTACTTCCCCTCCAACATCCAGGGGCTGCCGACCTGGTACGAGATCCGCGTCAGCCACGACGGCTACATCTGCCGCTCCGGGCGCGTGGACGTGCTGGTCGCCATGAACGCCGAGACCTATCGCAAGGATCTCAAGGACGTCGCCCCGGGCGGGTACCTGATATACGACTCGACCTGGCCGCGTTCACAGCAATTGCACCGCGAGGACATCACGGTCCTCGGGGTCCCGCTGGCGAGGATGTGCAACGAGCGGTTCACGAAGACGCGCGAGCGCGTCCTGATGAAGAACATCGCCTATGTCGGCGTGCTGGCAGCGCTGCTCGAGATCGATACCGGGGTCGTGCGCCAGCTTCTCCAGGACAGTTTTGCGGGCAAACCGCACCTGCTCGACTCGAACCAGGCCGCCTTCGACCTCGGGTTCGCCTGCGCGAAGGAGCATTTCTCCTGCCCGCTGCCCTTCCGGGCGCGGGCGCTCGACCGGACGGCCGGCCACGTGATGATCGACGGCAACACCACCGCGGCGCTCGGGGCGCTGTTTGCCGGCGCAACCGTGGCCGCCTGGTACCCGATCACGCCATCGACGTCCGTGATGGATGCCTTCAAGCGTTTCGCGGAGCGATACCGCCGCGACCCGGAAACCGGGCGCCTCAACGTGGCCATCATCCAGGCCGAGGACGAACTTGCGGCGATCGGCATGGTGCTCGGCGCTGGCTGGAACGGCGCGCGGTCGTTCACGCCGACCAGCGGACCGGGCATCTCGCTGATGAACGAATTCCTCGGCTACGGATACTTCACGGAGATCCCGGCCGTGCTGATCGACGTGCAGCGCTGCGGGCCGTCGACCGGGATGCCCACGCGCACGCAGCAGGCCGACATCATGGCCTGCGCCTACGCTTCGCACGGCGACACCCGCCATGTGCTGCTGTTTCCCGCCAACCCGGAAGAAGCGTTCTATCTTTCCGCCGCAGCCTTCGATCTCGCCGAACGCCTGCAGACTCCGGTGATCGTGCTGACCGACCTCGACATCGGCATGAACGACTGGATGTGCCGTGACCTGAAGTGGGATCCCGCCTACCAGCCCGATCGCGGCAAGGTGATGCCGGCGGAGCAGCTCGAGAAGATCGAGAAGTTCCATCGCTACCTCGACGCGGACAAGGACGGGATTGCCTGGCGAACACTGCCAGGCGTGCACCCGAAGGGCGCGTACTTCACGCGCGGCTCCGGGCACAACATGTACGGCGCATACACCGAGGATGCGAAGGAGTACCAGGCGGTGGTGGACCGGCTGCGGTGCAAATGGGATACCGCGAAAGAGCTGGTGCCTGCGCCGGAGGTCGATTACACGGACGGTTGCCGCACCGGGATCATATCGGTCGGCAGCTGTGACGGGGCCGTGCGCGAGGCGCGTGACCGGCTGGCTGGCGCCGGGGTCCGCACCAATTACCTGCGGGTGAAGGCGTTTCCCTTCGGCCGGCAGGTCCAGGACTTCCTCGATGCGCACGATCGCGTCTACGTCGTCGAGCAGAATCGCGACGCGCAGCTGCGCGGGCTGCTCCTGCTCGAACTGAACGCCGATCCCACGAAGCTGATACCGGTATTGCACTACGACGGGCTGCCCATTACGGCAGCGGATGTCATCGGGAAGATCGACCAGGGCATGGCCCGGGGTGAGGCCGCATGA
- a CDS encoding FAD-dependent oxidoreductase yields the protein MQPTDISNPQYFHKVVDCQWGCPAHTDVPGYIRLIAQGRYTDAYMLNRQANVFPGILGRVCDRPCEPVCRRARVEKEPVAICRLKRVASDLREDVAALLPKAPRRKNGKRVALIGAGPASLTVANDLLPMGYEVVIYEALAVPGGLMRSNIPSFRLPAEVLDEEIGMIVGMGADLRLGTPVKSMKALLAEGYDAVFVGSGAPKGKNLKLPGRDEAAANIHIGIAWLESVAFGHVERIGERVLIIGVGNTAMDCCRTSLRLGAKNVKVMARKPREFFKASAWELQDAEEETVEIVVNHSPKSFVMEKGRLTGMIFEKMEYEIDARGRITAEKIAGEEFFPCDDVVLAIGQENAFPWVERDLGIEFDKWDVPVVDQVTYQGTRPGVFFGGDSAFGPKNIIWAVEHGHQAAISIHKYCHGEDIARRMPYGMNLATSKMGMHEWSYSNAYDPVERRVMPHVSLKERFKKLNLEVELGFTAEQFTREVERCLNCDIQTVFTAKLCIECDACVDICPTRCLTITTNGPEDELRQRLSAPANNLSQDLYVSTGLPQTGRVMVKDEDLCVHCSLCAERCPTGAWDMQKFTLKVPYAADEAAESVPQTRTGT from the coding sequence ATGCAACCCACCGATATCAGTAATCCGCAGTACTTTCACAAAGTCGTCGATTGCCAGTGGGGATGCCCCGCGCATACCGACGTGCCCGGTTACATCCGGCTGATTGCCCAGGGGCGTTACACCGACGCCTACATGCTCAATCGCCAGGCCAACGTGTTCCCGGGGATTCTCGGTCGCGTCTGCGATCGCCCCTGCGAACCCGTGTGCCGGCGTGCGCGCGTGGAGAAGGAGCCGGTGGCTATCTGCCGGCTGAAGCGGGTCGCGTCCGATTTGCGCGAGGACGTCGCGGCACTGCTGCCCAAGGCACCGCGCAGGAAGAACGGCAAGCGGGTCGCGCTGATTGGCGCCGGACCCGCATCGCTCACCGTGGCGAACGACCTGCTGCCGATGGGCTACGAGGTGGTGATCTACGAGGCGCTCGCGGTGCCCGGCGGGCTGATGCGCAGCAACATCCCATCGTTCCGGCTGCCCGCCGAAGTGCTCGACGAGGAAATCGGCATGATCGTCGGCATGGGTGCGGACCTGCGGCTCGGCACGCCGGTGAAGAGCATGAAGGCTCTGCTGGCGGAGGGCTACGACGCCGTGTTCGTCGGCAGCGGCGCGCCGAAGGGCAAGAACCTGAAGCTGCCGGGTCGCGACGAGGCGGCGGCGAACATACACATCGGCATCGCCTGGCTGGAATCGGTGGCGTTCGGCCACGTCGAGCGGATCGGCGAGCGGGTGCTCATCATCGGCGTGGGCAATACCGCGATGGACTGCTGCCGCACGTCGTTGCGCCTCGGCGCGAAGAACGTGAAGGTGATGGCCCGCAAGCCGCGCGAGTTTTTCAAGGCCTCCGCGTGGGAACTGCAGGACGCCGAGGAGGAAACCGTCGAGATCGTGGTCAACCACTCGCCCAAGTCGTTCGTCATGGAGAAGGGCCGGCTGACCGGCATGATTTTCGAGAAGATGGAGTACGAGATCGATGCGCGCGGGCGCATCACCGCGGAGAAGATCGCAGGCGAGGAGTTTTTCCCCTGCGACGACGTGGTGCTCGCCATCGGCCAGGAGAATGCCTTTCCCTGGGTGGAGCGCGACCTCGGCATCGAGTTCGACAAATGGGACGTGCCGGTGGTCGACCAGGTCACCTACCAGGGCACCCGGCCCGGGGTCTTCTTCGGCGGTGATTCCGCATTCGGGCCCAAGAACATCATCTGGGCCGTCGAGCACGGCCACCAGGCCGCGATCTCCATCCACAAGTACTGTCATGGCGAGGACATTGCCCGGCGCATGCCCTATGGCATGAATCTCGCGACCTCCAAGATGGGCATGCACGAGTGGTCCTACAGCAACGCCTATGACCCTGTCGAGCGGCGCGTGATGCCGCACGTCAGCCTCAAGGAACGCTTCAAGAAGCTGAACCTCGAGGTGGAGCTGGGATTCACGGCGGAGCAGTTCACCCGGGAAGTCGAGCGCTGCCTCAATTGCGACATCCAGACGGTGTTCACGGCGAAGCTGTGTATCGAGTGCGATGCCTGCGTGGACATCTGCCCGACGCGCTGCCTGACCATCACCACCAACGGCCCCGAGGACGAACTGAGACAGCGGCTTTCCGCGCCGGCGAACAATCTCAGCCAGGATCTCTACGTCTCAACCGGGTTGCCGCAGACAGGCCGCGTCATGGTGAAGGACGAGGACCTGTGCGTGCACTGCAGCCTGTGCGCCGAACGTTGCCCCACCGGCGCCTGGGACATGCAGAAGTTCACGCTGAAGGTGCCATACGCCGCTGATGAGGCGGCCGAATCCGTCCCGCAGACGCGCACCGGAACCTGA
- a CDS encoding nitrilase-related carbon-nitrogen hydrolase, producing MSNKTATVLVPRYAALALQLATGCVNDCPDRASARARMTENLARVRRSLAGSKGFIRQYNGVDIKLVVLPEYFLTGFPMAESIPEWRDKAALALDGPEYAELCSIARDMDLYLAGNAYEVDPHFPELYFQCCFIISPAGEVILRYRRLVSLSAPTPYDVWDRYLEVHGIEKVFPVADTPIGRLAAIASEEILYPEIARCHVMRGAELFVHPTSEVGSPQLTPKEIARRARAAENIAYVVSANSARLDHIAIPANSATGMSKIIDYKGDVLAEAAAGGESMVATATIDIEALRATRRRTGLTNMLVRQPFQLYAERYASTVFHPKNLLLRDGKARIPEKGELTKFQLADIERLGRDGLI from the coding sequence ATGTCAAACAAAACTGCCACTGTGTTGGTGCCTCGCTACGCTGCCCTCGCGTTGCAGCTCGCGACCGGCTGCGTGAACGACTGCCCGGACAGGGCCAGCGCCCGCGCCCGCATGACCGAAAACCTGGCGCGGGTGCGCCGCAGCCTTGCCGGCAGCAAGGGCTTCATCCGGCAGTACAACGGTGTGGACATAAAGCTCGTGGTGCTACCCGAGTACTTCCTCACCGGCTTTCCGATGGCCGAATCCATCCCGGAGTGGCGCGACAAGGCCGCGCTCGCCCTCGACGGGCCGGAGTACGCGGAGTTGTGCAGCATCGCCAGGGACATGGACCTGTACCTTGCCGGTAACGCCTACGAGGTGGATCCGCACTTCCCCGAGTTGTATTTCCAGTGCTGCTTCATCATCAGCCCGGCCGGCGAGGTGATCCTGCGCTACCGGCGGCTGGTGTCGCTGAGCGCGCCCACGCCCTACGACGTGTGGGACCGCTACCTGGAAGTCCACGGCATCGAGAAGGTGTTCCCGGTGGCCGACACGCCCATCGGGCGGCTGGCCGCCATCGCCTCGGAGGAGATCCTCTACCCCGAGATCGCCCGTTGCCACGTCATGCGCGGCGCCGAACTGTTCGTGCACCCGACCAGCGAGGTCGGCAGCCCGCAGCTGACGCCGAAGGAAATCGCCCGGCGCGCCCGCGCCGCCGAGAACATCGCCTACGTGGTCTCCGCGAACTCCGCACGGCTCGATCACATCGCGATCCCGGCGAACTCCGCCACCGGCATGTCGAAGATCATCGATTACAAGGGCGACGTCCTGGCGGAGGCCGCGGCAGGCGGAGAGTCCATGGTCGCGACGGCCACCATCGATATCGAGGCGCTGCGCGCCACGCGCCGGCGCACCGGACTCACCAACATGCTGGTGCGCCAGCCCTTCCAGCTCTATGCCGAGCGCTACGCGAGCACGGTCTTCCATCCGAAGAACCTGCTGCTTCGCGACGGCAAGGCCCGCATCCCCGAGAAGGGGGAATTGACGAAATTCCAGCTCGCCGATATCGAACGGCTCGGCCGCGACGGGCTGATCTGA
- a CDS encoding ABC transporter permease subunit → MTRRPVFQPLSLAIGFAFLYVPIISMIVFSFNNSRLVTVWDAPNSPTLKWYRELFGNEQILNAAWLSIKVAAMTATGAVVLGTLAGLVLARFGPFRGRTLLAGMTTAPLVMPEVITGLSMLLLFVSMEQLLGWPQGRGMLTITIAHVTFAMAYVTVIVQSQLAGFDDSLEEAAMDLGARPARVFFRITLPLILPAIASGWLLAFTLSWDDLVIAQFVAGPGSSTLPMVIFSKVRLGVSPDVNALATILVLLVAAGVVAGAWWMRRQEKRHEREVQLALAENA, encoded by the coding sequence ATGACGCGTCGCCCGGTATTCCAGCCGCTTTCCCTCGCGATCGGCTTTGCGTTCCTCTACGTGCCGATCATCTCGATGATCGTATTTTCGTTCAACAACTCGCGTCTCGTGACCGTGTGGGACGCGCCCAACTCGCCGACCCTGAAGTGGTACCGCGAGCTCTTCGGCAACGAGCAGATCCTCAACGCCGCGTGGCTGTCCATCAAGGTGGCCGCAATGACGGCGACCGGTGCCGTGGTGCTCGGCACACTCGCCGGGCTCGTGCTCGCGCGCTTCGGGCCCTTCAGGGGGCGCACCTTGCTCGCCGGCATGACGACTGCCCCGCTGGTGATGCCCGAGGTGATCACGGGGCTGTCCATGCTGCTGCTGTTCGTGTCCATGGAGCAGCTGCTCGGCTGGCCGCAGGGTCGCGGCATGCTCACGATCACCATCGCACACGTTACTTTTGCCATGGCCTATGTCACCGTGATCGTGCAGTCGCAGCTCGCCGGTTTCGACGACTCGCTGGAGGAGGCGGCCATGGATCTCGGCGCCCGTCCGGCGCGGGTGTTCTTTCGCATCACCCTGCCGCTGATCCTGCCCGCGATCGCCTCGGGCTGGCTGCTGGCCTTCACGCTGTCATGGGACGACCTCGTGATCGCGCAGTTCGTGGCCGGACCCGGCTCCAGCACCCTGCCGATGGTCATCTTCTCCAAGGTGCGGCTCGGCGTGAGCCCGGACGTCAACGCGCTTGCGACGATCCTGGTGCTGCTGGTGGCGGCCGGGGTGGTGGCCGGTGCGTGGTGGATGCGCCGGCAGGAGAAACGTCACGAGCGCGAGGTACAGCTCGCGCTCGCGGAGAACGCGTGA
- a CDS encoding ABC transporter permease subunit, which yields MSTGLAARPRRPRAARPSSGRLTPLWTLILRLAPPSWSDYVLRHWSGRRLVAAVPYLWLVLFFVVPFLIVFKISFSEVRIAMPPYAPLIEWAGAQAVEVKLNLANYAFLLTDDLYFSSYIYSIKVAAVSALCCLLIGYPMAYAMARSAPTWRSVYVLLVILPFWTSFLLRVYAWIGLLKNNGVINNVLMAAGIIDEPITMMNTSFAVYVGIVYSYLPFMILPLYANLEKHDPTLLEAAADLGAGPVTRFLRITLPLSMPGVIAGSLLVFIPAVGEFVIPSLLGPTDQLMIGRVLWDEFFANRDWPVASSVAIFMLLLLVVPIMIFQRFQNRELAARK from the coding sequence ATGAGCACCGGCCTCGCTGCGCGCCCGCGCCGGCCACGCGCCGCGCGGCCATCGAGCGGGCGTCTCACGCCGCTGTGGACCCTGATCCTGCGGCTCGCCCCGCCGAGCTGGTCGGACTATGTGCTGCGGCACTGGAGCGGCAGGCGGCTGGTCGCCGCCGTGCCGTACCTGTGGCTCGTCCTGTTCTTCGTCGTCCCGTTCCTGATCGTGTTCAAGATCTCGTTCTCCGAGGTCAGGATCGCGATGCCGCCCTATGCGCCGCTGATCGAATGGGCGGGCGCGCAGGCGGTCGAAGTGAAGCTGAATCTCGCGAACTACGCGTTCCTGCTGACGGACGATCTGTATTTCAGTTCCTACATCTATTCGATCAAGGTGGCGGCCGTGTCCGCCCTGTGCTGTCTCCTCATCGGTTACCCGATGGCGTACGCGATGGCCCGCTCGGCACCGACCTGGCGCAGCGTTTACGTGCTCCTGGTGATCCTGCCGTTCTGGACGTCGTTCCTGCTGCGCGTCTATGCCTGGATCGGGCTGCTGAAGAACAATGGCGTGATCAACAACGTGCTGATGGCCGCCGGCATCATCGACGAGCCGATCACCATGATGAACACGAGTTTTGCCGTCTATGTCGGCATCGTCTATTCCTATCTGCCGTTCATGATCCTGCCGCTGTATGCCAACCTGGAGAAGCACGATCCGACCCTGCTCGAGGCGGCGGCCGACCTCGGCGCCGGGCCGGTGACGCGGTTCCTGCGCATCACGCTGCCGCTGTCGATGCCGGGCGTGATCGCAGGGTCGCTGCTGGTGTTCATCCCTGCGGTGGGCGAGTTCGTCATTCCCTCGCTGCTCGGGCCCACCGATCAGCTCATGATCGGCCGGGTGCTCTGGGACGAGTTCTTCGCCAACCGCGACTGGCCCGTGGCGAGCTCGGTCGCCATCTTCATGCTGTTGCTGCTGGTCGTGCCGATCATGATCTTCCAGCGCTTCCAGAACCGCGAACTGGCGGCACGCAAATGA
- a CDS encoding ABC transporter ATP-binding protein codes for MPEALSAVGPAQGEHAARYVRIGRVTKKFGDFVAVNNVSLDIRQGEIFCLLGGSGCGKTTLLRMLAGFEEPTSGTIEIDGEDMADIPPYERPVNMMFQSYALFPHMTVARNVAFGLEQEGLARAEIERRVGEMLDMVQMGAYAKRKPHQLSGGQRQRVALARSLVKQPKLMLLDEPLGALDKKLREQTQFELIGIQERLGVTFVVVTHDQEEAMTLASRIGVMHRGEIVQVGTPTEIYEYPSSRFVADFIGSVNMFEGKLIEDEPDHVRIDSRELGGTVYVDHGISAAPGATVWAAIRPEKINIERARPAGEDNCVRGVVKEIAYMGDMSVYLVQIGSGRMMRVSRPNIVRQAEDRISWDETVFLSWHASSPIVLTQ; via the coding sequence GTGCCCGAGGCGCTGTCGGCGGTCGGACCAGCCCAGGGCGAGCACGCGGCCAGGTACGTGCGCATCGGGCGCGTCACGAAGAAGTTCGGCGATTTCGTCGCCGTCAACAATGTGTCCCTCGACATCCGGCAGGGAGAGATCTTCTGCCTGCTCGGCGGTTCCGGCTGCGGCAAGACCACGCTGTTGCGCATGCTCGCGGGCTTCGAGGAACCGACCAGCGGCACCATCGAGATCGACGGCGAGGACATGGCCGACATTCCGCCCTACGAGCGGCCGGTGAACATGATGTTCCAGTCCTACGCGTTGTTCCCGCACATGACGGTGGCCAGGAACGTGGCGTTCGGGCTGGAGCAGGAGGGGCTCGCGCGCGCCGAGATCGAGCGGCGCGTCGGCGAGATGCTCGATATGGTGCAGATGGGCGCCTATGCGAAACGCAAGCCCCACCAGTTGTCGGGCGGCCAGCGCCAGCGTGTCGCGCTGGCCAGGTCGCTGGTGAAGCAGCCGAAGCTCATGCTGCTCGACGAACCGCTCGGCGCGCTCGACAAGAAGCTGCGCGAGCAGACGCAGTTCGAGCTGATCGGAATCCAGGAGCGGCTCGGGGTCACCTTTGTCGTGGTCACCCATGACCAGGAGGAGGCGATGACGCTTGCCTCGCGGATCGGGGTCATGCACCGCGGCGAAATCGTGCAGGTCGGCACGCCCACCGAGATCTACGAGTATCCGTCGTCGCGCTTCGTGGCCGACTTCATTGGCTCGGTTAACATGTTCGAAGGGAAGCTGATCGAGGACGAGCCGGATCACGTCCGCATCGATTCGCGCGAGCTCGGCGGCACGGTGTACGTGGATCACGGCATCAGCGCGGCGCCCGGCGCCACGGTATGGGCGGCGATCCGGCCCGAGAAGATCAACATCGAGCGCGCCCGGCCTGCGGGCGAGGACAACTGCGTACGCGGCGTGGTGAAGGAAATCGCCTACATGGGCGACATGTCGGTGTACCTCGTACAGATCGGCAGCGGGCGCATGATGCGGGTGAGCCGGCCCAACATCGTGCGGCAGGCTGAGGACCGCATCAGCTGGGACGAGACGGTGTTCCTCTCCTGGCACGCCTCCAGCCCGATCGTGCTGACCCAATGA
- a CDS encoding polyamine ABC transporter substrate-binding protein, producing the protein MSSSIRYHRVFARVGIAVCMAALAGACGGPSAPPEQGAASPAGEKPAAPPAAAAMDAEKTLNVYNWSDYIDDSVIEDFEKEYGIDVTYDVFDSNEVLETKLLAGTTGYDIVVPSASFLERQIQAGVFRPLDKSLLPNLKNMDPEITRQIARHDPGNDHAVNYLWGTSGPGYNAAMIEQRMPGAPVDSWRMFYDPEVVAKFADCGVSIIDAPSEVVGTVLIFLGRDPNSEKPEDLQAAEDVLMKIRPHVRYVNSSKYIEDLANGEICLALGWVGDVLQARDRAEEAGKGLDIRYNIPKEGAIMFFDMLAIPKDAQHPLNAHLFINYLMRPEVAAKNSSFVNFASSNAASYPLVDEAVRNDPSIYPTPEVKAKLWPDLAETPEFTRQLTRSWTRFKTGK; encoded by the coding sequence ATGAGCAGCAGCATCCGGTATCACAGAGTCTTCGCGCGGGTCGGTATCGCAGTGTGCATGGCCGCGCTGGCCGGCGCCTGCGGCGGCCCCAGCGCGCCGCCGGAGCAGGGCGCGGCGTCGCCCGCCGGAGAGAAGCCGGCGGCCCCGCCGGCAGCGGCCGCCATGGACGCCGAGAAGACGCTCAATGTCTACAACTGGTCGGATTACATCGACGACTCCGTGATCGAGGACTTCGAGAAGGAGTACGGGATCGACGTCACCTACGACGTGTTCGACTCCAACGAGGTGCTCGAGACGAAGCTCCTCGCCGGCACCACCGGCTACGACATCGTCGTGCCCTCGGCATCGTTCCTCGAGCGTCAGATCCAGGCCGGCGTGTTCCGGCCGCTCGACAAGTCGCTGCTGCCGAACCTGAAGAACATGGACCCCGAGATCACCCGGCAGATCGCCAGACACGACCCGGGCAACGATCACGCGGTGAACTATCTCTGGGGCACGTCCGGGCCGGGCTACAACGCCGCGATGATCGAGCAGCGCATGCCCGGTGCGCCGGTCGACAGCTGGCGCATGTTCTACGACCCGGAGGTCGTCGCGAAATTTGCCGATTGCGGGGTGAGCATCATCGACGCGCCTTCGGAGGTCGTCGGCACCGTGCTCATATTCCTGGGCCGCGACCCGAACAGCGAAAAGCCGGAGGATCTGCAGGCAGCCGAAGACGTGCTGATGAAGATCCGCCCGCACGTGCGCTACGTGAATTCCTCGAAGTACATCGAGGACCTCGCGAATGGCGAGATCTGCCTTGCGCTCGGCTGGGTCGGCGACGTGCTGCAGGCGCGCGACCGGGCGGAAGAGGCGGGCAAGGGCCTCGATATCCGCTACAACATCCCGAAGGAGGGCGCGATCATGTTCTTCGACATGCTCGCAATCCCGAAGGATGCGCAACATCCGCTGAATGCGCACCTGTTCATCAATTACCTGATGCGACCCGAAGTGGCCGCCAAAAACTCGAGCTTCGTGAATTTCGCCAGCAGCAATGCCGCATCCTATCCGCTGGTGGATGAGGCCGTGCGCAACGACCCGAGCATCTACCCGACACCCGAGGTCAAGGCGAAGCTGTGGCCGGACCTGGCGGAGACGCCGGAGTTCACGCGGCAGCTGACGCGTAGCTGGACACGGTTCAAGACCGGCAAGTAG
- a CDS encoding TorF family putative porin has product MGIRLGWLLGGVLCAQVAQAQWSATITGTTDYDFRGASQTSGDEALQGSVDFESGLFYGSLWGSNVDFGDDVDGSIEIDLSAGLAGETERGIDWDVGAVYYFYPGSNEDVQNETEALAEYGEFYAGGGYGPVQARLWWSPSYLDESETAYYAEINAAVDLPADFVFNLHYGYSFGDYFDELENALGNPESDIFDPDFDGDDAEYADISFGVARAFGRVDTELKVVTTNTDDYFEVDRGPGRNDTRVIFSIGTTFPWSDE; this is encoded by the coding sequence ATGGGGATCAGGCTGGGCTGGCTGCTTGGGGGGGTGTTGTGCGCGCAGGTCGCGCAGGCGCAGTGGAGCGCCACGATCACCGGCACGACGGACTACGATTTCCGCGGCGCTTCGCAGACCTCGGGCGATGAGGCATTGCAGGGCAGCGTCGACTTCGAATCCGGTCTGTTCTACGGATCCCTCTGGGGCAGCAACGTCGATTTCGGCGACGACGTGGATGGCAGCATCGAGATCGACCTCAGCGCCGGCCTCGCGGGCGAGACGGAGCGCGGCATCGACTGGGACGTTGGCGCCGTGTACTACTTCTATCCCGGGTCCAACGAGGATGTCCAGAACGAAACCGAGGCGTTGGCCGAATATGGCGAGTTCTACGCCGGCGGCGGCTACGGCCCGGTGCAGGCGCGGCTGTGGTGGAGCCCGAGTTACCTGGATGAGAGCGAAACGGCCTACTACGCGGAAATCAACGCCGCGGTCGACCTGCCGGCGGACTTCGTCTTCAATCTCCACTACGGCTACAGCTTCGGCGATTATTTCGACGAACTCGAGAACGCGCTGGGGAATCCGGAGAGCGACATCTTCGATCCCGATTTCGACGGCGACGATGCAGAGTACGCGGACATATCCTTTGGCGTAGCCCGTGCGTTCGGACGGGTCGATACCGAGTTGAAGGTGGTGACCACGAATACCGACGACTACTTCGAGGTGGACCGTGGTCCCGGCCGCAACGACACGCGTGTCATCTTCTCGATCGGCACGACCTTCCCTTGGAGTGACGAGTAA
- a CDS encoding SDR family oxidoreductase has translation MSIFLALVAALLVWILVAGIEPERTDAGLAPVAAQPGAGAVFVIGGTRATGLEVVRLLRARGDEVAVLARPTSDASAAEALGARILRGDAMQPAELAAAMASDSFRAVVSTLGARATDGPRPDFEGNRNAVDAAKAAGIRRFVLVTVIGAGGSLDAAPWMARRFLKNIIGEKTKAEDYLRESGLDYTIIRPGGLLDKEPQGRAFLTADTHAMSWIRRADLARLVVQALDDPAAINKVYHAHDPDRTRFWALFLD, from the coding sequence TTGAGCATCTTCCTGGCCCTGGTCGCCGCGCTGCTGGTCTGGATCCTCGTTGCCGGCATCGAACCGGAGCGCACCGACGCCGGGCTCGCCCCGGTGGCGGCGCAGCCGGGTGCCGGCGCCGTATTCGTGATCGGTGGTACGCGCGCCACCGGGCTGGAGGTGGTCCGGCTCCTGCGTGCGCGCGGCGACGAGGTGGCCGTGCTCGCGCGGCCAACCTCGGACGCCAGCGCCGCCGAGGCGCTCGGCGCGCGCATCCTGCGGGGCGATGCCATGCAGCCGGCGGAGCTTGCCGCGGCCATGGCGTCGGACAGCTTTCGCGCGGTCGTCTCGACGCTCGGGGCCCGCGCGACGGACGGCCCGCGTCCCGATTTCGAGGGCAACCGCAACGCGGTGGACGCCGCCAAAGCCGCCGGGATCCGCCGCTTCGTGCTGGTGACGGTGATCGGCGCGGGTGGGTCACTCGACGCGGCGCCATGGATGGCGCGTCGTTTCCTGAAGAACATCATCGGCGAGAAGACGAAGGCGGAGGACTACCTCCGCGAGAGCGGACTCGACTACACGATCATCCGGCCCGGCGGGCTGCTCGACAAGGAACCGCAGGGCCGTGCCTTCCTGACGGCGGACACGCACGCAATGAGCTGGATCCGCCGCGCGGACCTCGCGCGGCTCGTGGTGCAGGCGCTCGATGACCCGGCGGCTATCAATAAGGTCTACCACGCTCACGATCCGGACCGCACCCGTTTCTGGGCGCTGTTCCTCGACTGA